From the genome of Longispora fulva:
CGTTCCGGTTGGCGCTGCCGAAGACCATTCTCCGGTACGCCGGCGGGCGCGAGCTCACCCTCGGTGACCTGGGCACCCGCGACGGCCTGCTCGGCGGCATCAACGCCGTGATCGTCGGCAACTACCTGACGACGCTCGGCCGGTCCGCCGACGAGGACCTGAGCCTGCTCGTGGACCTGAACATGCCGATCAAGGCCCTGAACACGACGCTGTAAGGGGTGACCATGTGGTGTGACCACTGTGGCGGTGACCTGGCGCTCGGGGAGCACGACTCATGCCGGGCGGCCCGGACCATGGAGCCACCCCGGTTCTGCCCGGAGTGCCGGCGGCGGATGAAGGTCCAGGTGCTACCCACCGGTTGGTCCGCATCCTGCGTGGAACACGGCGTGACCAGCGACACTGGCGTTTCCTGAACGACGCACGAGGCGTGGCGGCTCCCCTAGGATGACGTCATGCCTCGTGCCCGTTTCGCCCTCGCTGTGGGCTCCGCCGCCCTGCTCGCCCTCGCCGGCTGCGGTACCGCCGCCGACAAGAAGTCCGACACCAAGCCGGACGCGTTCGGGTGTACGGCGGACAAGCTGCCCACCCTCGCCAAGGGCAAGCTGACGTTCGGCACGGACAACCCTGTCTACGGCCCGTGGTTCGTCGACAACAAGCCGGAGAGCGGCCAGGGCTTCGAGTCGGCCGTGGCGTACGCGGTGGCCGACAAGCTCGGCTTCCCGAAGGACCA
Proteins encoded in this window:
- the bsaP gene encoding biotin synthase auxiliary protein BsaP, encoding MWCDHCGGDLALGEHDSCRAARTMEPPRFCPECRRRMKVQVLPTGWSASCVEHGVTSDTGVS